Genomic window (Spirosoma sp. KCTC 42546):
AGCAACCTGTTTACATCTCAGAATTGACTGATAAATGATGGCTAACTAGCTGATTTTCATCAGATGAGTAAAGTCATTTAGCTGCCTGACGTAACTCTGTATGTACACACATAAGGGGGCGTAATTTTGGTCTGCTACCTAAATCTGATATTCGCCATGTTACGTGACCTATCGCCCGAAGTGACAGACTATTTGCTGAGTACTCAGTTTTTTGGTCGCCTTGGCTGTGCTGCCGATGGGCAGGTTCTGGTTATACCCGTCACTTATCTCTATGATGGACATGCGATCTATGGCCAAACGCATGAGGGAACTAAAATCAACATGCTTCGGAAGAATCCGGCCGTCTGCTTTGAAGTCGACGATGTGTACAGCCCTTCCTGCTGGCGTAGCGTAGTGGTGCAGGGCATATATGAAGAATTGCATGGCGATGAACGGCAATACGCCGAACAGCGGCTTGGTCCGGGGCGGGTTGCACCCGTCAAACAATCCCAGGATGGGCAACCTAAATCAGAAGCGGTAACCCCACCTCCTACAGTGGTTTATCGTATTCGTATTCTCAGCAAAACGGGCCGAAGCGAAATCAAGGAATAACCACCTGTTATCTTCTTCTATCAATCATGGAAACGCTCGATTCATTTATTACGATTGCGTACGTTGTTACCAATGTAGTTTCTGTGGGGCAGGCCGTTGCCAGTTACCGATGGCCTACTGTTGCCCGAATTGTGTTTGGGCTCTTATTTGCCAGTGCGGCCTTCGTTAATACCCGCACGGTTCTCGATACGCCCTGGGTATATCAAAGCTATGCGGACTATGCCATTCCGCTTTATAGCCGGTTTATTCTCGGACCCTTCGATACGATCATTCAGCCAATGGTGCTTAGTATTGCCATTGGGCAGGCTCTCATTGCTGGCTCAATGGCTATGAAAGGGCGTTGGTTTCGAGGGGGGTGCCTGGGTGGAATTGTTTTTTGTCTGGCCATTGCTCCGCTTGGCCTAGGATCGGCTTTCCCAGCCACATTACTTATGGCAGTGGCCTTTTACCGACTTTATTCCCGCGGAATTAATCAGCATATCAACGAGGTAGTCAAGAAAAATCAGGTTTTTCTGCCCGTTGACTGAAGTCGATATCTAAAACGGTTCTATAGATTCTGCCGTACTGAAAAAAGAATCGGTTCATGGCTATCGAATCCTACAGCTTAGTGAGGCAGGGGTCATGGCTTACTGAATTAAATCTATTTTAACTACAAATTGATCAAAATCAGCGGCAGTACTGATCTGGAGCAGAGTCCGGCAGAGGCAAGGGCTGTACGTTTACATCACTTTAGTAGATCGAGGGATTACTAAAAAAGGACACTAGTTTTAAAGAGGGAACGGGAGACCCAAACCCCGCGACGATTTCGTTACGGGGTTTTTTGTTGATAAAACGACCGATTATGACTAAGCCAGTACAGCCCCCGGCGAGTCCGAATACCCGCCCCCCAATCCATCCCCTGCTGGATGACACACTCCGCCAATCGCTCGAGGGGCCTAAAGACCGACGTTCTGAGCTACGGTTTATATTTCAGGTTGGCTGGCAGTTTCTTAAGGGGCTGCGCACCTTGCATTTTGTTGGCCCCTGTGTAACGGTGTTTGGCTCGGCCCGTTTCCGGGAAGGGCATCCGTATTACGATCTGACTCGCCAGATGGGGCGTGCTATCCAGGAACTGGGTTTTACGGTGATGACGGGCGGTGGGCCGGGGCTGATGGAAGCCGCTAATCGGGGGGCGTTTGAAACCGGCGGGCGATCGGTCGGCTGTAACGTTCGTCTGCCATTCGAACAACAGCCAAACCCCTATCTGCATACCCGTGTAACAATCAATTTCTTCTTCGTGCGGAAAGTGCTGCTGCTAAAGTACTCCTACGCCTTTGTGGTGATGCCAGGTGGTTGGGGAACAATGGATGAACTGTTTGAGACCCTGACACTGGTGCAAACGGGCGTGATTCATCACTTTCCTGTGGTACTAATGGGCCGCGACTATTACCAGCCTCTGCTGGAATATATGCAGGAAATGATTCGGGTAGGAACCATCAGCGAGAAAGACCTGAAGCTGGTTTGCCTTACAGATGATGTTGCCGAAGCTCAGCAGCACATTCAGACGTATGTGCAGGAAAATTACAAAATAATTCCCCGCCGGAAACCACTCTGGTGGTTACTGGAGCGGGTCTGATGATAGCCTTGGTCGGATCAATTTACCCGCAAAATAGCTGAGCTAATCAGTCGCTTTTACAGTCTGCTGCGGGCCTGAATTCTATCAGTAATTCACCTGATGGACATCATACATTGGGTGGGGTTCGTCGGCCACCTTTGTGAGGTCATTTTCTGCTTTTAACCGCTTAGCAACGCATGAAAAAGATTCTTCTGCTGACCGATTTTTCGGAAGCCTCTCACAAAGCACTTGAATTTGCCCGTTCTTTTTTTAGCGATACCGTCGTCGATTTTCATCTGCTCTGTGTCTATCCTGTAGAAGCTGATGGTTTTTATAGCCCCAGGCACGTCGCCGAAACGGTGCATACTGCCTTTATCAGCCAGTTACGGGATATGGTTACCGAGTTACGCAAACAACCCGCTATCGACTGGCATACGTTC
Coding sequences:
- a CDS encoding pyridoxamine 5'-phosphate oxidase family protein; its protein translation is MLRDLSPEVTDYLLSTQFFGRLGCAADGQVLVIPVTYLYDGHAIYGQTHEGTKINMLRKNPAVCFEVDDVYSPSCWRSVVVQGIYEELHGDERQYAEQRLGPGRVAPVKQSQDGQPKSEAVTPPPTVVYRIRILSKTGRSEIKE
- a CDS encoding TIGR00730 family Rossman fold protein; this encodes MTKPVQPPASPNTRPPIHPLLDDTLRQSLEGPKDRRSELRFIFQVGWQFLKGLRTLHFVGPCVTVFGSARFREGHPYYDLTRQMGRAIQELGFTVMTGGGPGLMEAANRGAFETGGRSVGCNVRLPFEQQPNPYLHTRVTINFFFVRKVLLLKYSYAFVVMPGGWGTMDELFETLTLVQTGVIHHFPVVLMGRDYYQPLLEYMQEMIRVGTISEKDLKLVCLTDDVAEAQQHIQTYVQENYKIIPRRKPLWWLLERV